The genomic stretch ATGGTGGTGGAGATTTCACGGTCGCCCGAGCCGTCCAGGATCGCCTTGAGGGTGTCCAGTGGCGGGGTCGGAATGCTCACGCTCTGGGCGCGGCGCTGTGGCACGAAACCGCCCAGTGCAGTACGACGCTCGCTCAGGTAGCGGGCTTCAGCGCTGTTTGGCTCAGGCTTGAAGAACGGCAGGTTCTCCAGCTCTTCGTCCTTGACCGGGATGTCGAAACGATCGCGGAACAGCTTCAGGCTTTCAACATCAACCTTCTTGGTGTTGTGCGCGGTGTTTTTCGCTTCGCCGGCACCGGTGCCATAACCCTTGATGGTCTTGGCCAGGATGACGGTCGGTTGTTCTTTGTGGTTGACCGCTTCGTGGTACGCCGCGTAGACCTTGTACGGGTCGTGGCCGCCACGGTTGAGCTTCCAGATCTCGTCGTCGGACAGATCGGCAACCATCGCCTTGAGTTCTGGCGTGTTGAAGAAGTGCTCACGGACGAACGCGCCGTCCTTGGCCTTGTAGTTCTGGTACTCGCCGTCGATGACTTCGTCCATGCGGCGTTGCAGGATACCGTCGACGTCCTTGGCCAGCAGTGGGTCCCAGAAACGGCCCCAGATGACTTTGGTCACGTTCCACTGGGCACCACGGAACACACCTTCGAGTTCCTGGATGATCTTGCCGTTGCCGCGAACCGGGCCGTCGAGGCGCTGCAGGTTGCAGTTGATGACGAAGATCAGGTTGTCCAGCTTCTCGCGGCCAGCCAGGGAGATCGCGCCCAGGGATTCGGGCTCGTCGCACTCGCCGTCGCCCAGGAAGCACCAGACTTTCTGCTTGCCTTCCGGAATGAAGCCACGGGCTTCCAGGTACTTCATGAAGCGTGCCTGGTAGATCGCCTGGATCGGGCCCAAGCCCATGGATACAGTCGGGAACTGCCAGAAGTCAGGCATCAGCCAAGGGTGCGGATAGGACGAGAGGCCCTGGCCGTCGACTTCCTGGCGGAAGTTGTTCATTTGTTCTTCGGTGATGCGGCCTTCCATGAACGCACGGGCGTAGACGCCTGGCGAGGTGTGACCCTGGAAGTAGATCAGGTCGCCGCCGTGTTCGTCGGTCGGGGCCTGGAAGAAATAGTTGAAGCCGATGTCGTACAGGGTAGCGCTGGAGGCGAAGCTGGAGATGTGACCGCCCAGGTCAGAATCTTTCAGGTTCGTACGCATCACCATGGCCATCGCGTTCCAGCGTACCAGCGAGCGAATGCGGCGTTCCATGAACAGGTCGCCAGGCATGCGTGCTTCGTGGGTAACGGGGATGGTGTTGCGGTATGGCGTGGTGATGGCGTAAGGCAGTTGCGAACCGCTACGGGTTGCGAGTTCGCCCATACGGGTCATCAGATAGTGAGCACGGTCTTCGCCTTCTTTGTCGAGAACCGATTCCAGGGCGTCCAGCCATTCCTGGGTTTCGACGGGATCGAGGTCTTGCATGGCTTGCTCCAGGGCGGAAAGGCTACCAGAATCGGTTGCCTGAGTTAGCGACTGGCCTTGTGGGCAGACGTTATAAATTCTTGGAATGCCGGAGGTTGATTCGGCGGCGTGTAGTTTTACTACAAATCTCCGGGCATTTCAGCCTTTCGAATGTATATACGAGTAGTAAAACTACAGAAGAACGGCTTGTGGCCTCCTGCTGTGTTGTGAGAATAATCGTTACTCTTGGTC from Pseudomonas sp. S04 encodes the following:
- the aceE gene encoding pyruvate dehydrogenase (acetyl-transferring), homodimeric type; amino-acid sequence: MQDLDPVETQEWLDALESVLDKEGEDRAHYLMTRMGELATRSGSQLPYAITTPYRNTIPVTHEARMPGDLFMERRIRSLVRWNAMAMVMRTNLKDSDLGGHISSFASSATLYDIGFNYFFQAPTDEHGGDLIYFQGHTSPGVYARAFMEGRITEEQMNNFRQEVDGQGLSSYPHPWLMPDFWQFPTVSMGLGPIQAIYQARFMKYLEARGFIPEGKQKVWCFLGDGECDEPESLGAISLAGREKLDNLIFVINCNLQRLDGPVRGNGKIIQELEGVFRGAQWNVTKVIWGRFWDPLLAKDVDGILQRRMDEVIDGEYQNYKAKDGAFVREHFFNTPELKAMVADLSDDEIWKLNRGGHDPYKVYAAYHEAVNHKEQPTVILAKTIKGYGTGAGEAKNTAHNTKKVDVESLKLFRDRFDIPVKDEELENLPFFKPEPNSAEARYLSERRTALGGFVPQRRAQSVSIPTPPLDTLKAILDGSGDREISTTMAFVRILAQLVKDKEIGSRIVPIIPDEARTFGMEGMFRQLGIYSSVGQLYEPVDKDQVMFYKEDKKGQILEEGINEAGAMSSFIAAGTSYSNHNQPMLPFYIFYSMFGFQRIGDLAWAAGDSRTRGFLIGGTAGRTTLNGEGLQHEDGHSHILAATIPNCRTFDPTYGYELAVIIQDGMKKMTEEQQDVFYYITVMNESYQQPAMPAGVEEGIIKGMYLLEEDNREAAHHVQLMGSGTILREVREAAKILREEFNVGADVWSVTSFNELRRDGLAVERSNRLHPGQKPKLSYVEECLNGRKGPVIASTDYMKLFAEQIRQWVPSKEFKVLGTDGFGRSDSRKKLRHFFEVDRHFVVLAALEALADRGDIEPKVVAEAIAKFGINPEKRNPLDC